The Paenibacillus sp. RC334 nucleotide sequence CGACTTCCTCGGACATCCGGGCCAGCATTGCCAGCGGGCTGAAATATCCTTCTTTGAATTGTGAAATATATTGGTCTACCTCACGTTGAATTTCATCAAGCGATTTTTCCATGAAACACAATCCCCTCTAATGTGCAGGTTTATTCATATGTTATCGTAAAGCACATTTGAAAACAAATATTTTTTAATGTGAATTTACTCACATCATGCAATCGTCAGTATTTTAAAGCTACTGTAAAAAGGTATACTAAACTTAAGGATCTACGATCTATCCATATCAAGTCGTTCATCACCAATTTGCTACTGCGAGGGATTATATGAAAACATCCAAGTCTATTGAACAGCTTAAAATCATTTTACCCATTGTGCTCGGCACTGCTATTTATGCATTCGGCCTGCTTTATTTCATTATACCCAGCAAACTGATGGAAGGCGGCATCACAGGCATCACCCTCCTGCTGAACTATGCTTTCTCGATATCTCCATCCCTCTCCACATTGCTCCTGAACATTCCTCTATTTTTAATTGGATGGAAAATGCTTGGCGGCAAGCAAATTATTTATACCGGAGTCGGTATCGGGGCGCTCACTTTTTTTCTGTGGTTGTTTGAAAAAATGATTCACCTCGGGTGGATGGGCACATTTCAGACTGAGCACGATTTTATACTTTCTTCATTATATGCCGGGGTTACGCTCGGGGCAGGATTGGGCATCGTATTCCGGTTTGGCGGTACCACCGGCGGGTCGGACATTATTGCCCGTATTTTAAACCGGAAGTTTGGCTGGAGTATGGGAAGAATTTTGCTGGTAATTGATATCGTCATTATCGGCGCATCGCTGCTGTACATACCCAAGGAAAAAATCCTGTATACGCTGGTCGCTGTGTTTATCGCGTCCAAGATTATTGATTTTATACAGGAAGGAGCCTATTCAGCCAGAGCCTTCATGATTATCAGTGACCATACGATGGATATTGCGGATATCATTACACAGGATATGGATCGCGGTGTTACTATCATTCCGGCTATAGGGGCATTTTCCAGGCAGACCAAGCATGTTGCATACTGTGTCGTGTCCCGTCAGGAAATACGGCGTTTGCATCAAATTGTGAAGTCGGTTGATCCACGAGCGTTCATCATCATTCAGGATGTGCATGATGTACACGGGGAGGGCTTCAAAGAGGAATAGCCCGGAATTCCGGGCAAGTGGTCAGGCGTATATTCATTGGATCAATGACAGCGAAGTTCGTTGCAGCATTTCAGTCTTAACTGGAGAAACCGGATCGATATTTACGGTAACCCACATAAGCAAGTGTCAGCAGGATCATCAGGCCGATTGCCAGTTCTGCTCGTCGCTCGCTTTCATATGGGATGAATGGAGCCAGCGCGGTAGCGTCTTTTTCACGTCCAAACAAGGCATTAAACGTCGGGTTTCCCTGCTCTAGTGCCCCTCTAATCGCTGAAGCATCCACATTTTGCTGATTTCCCAATCCTTTAACGTAAGAAATCCATGAATCTGCTCGAACAACCTCTGTTGTTTTACCGCTGATCAACGCCGCCGTCCGGATCGTCTCGTAATGATCCTCCAGCACTGTTGCTCCAGCAGCGAAACCTTTCATATTTCCTTTAGCAAACTGGCTATTTAAGCCGCTGATATCTTCTTTTAAAATTTTATAATACTGCTGCCATAAAGGCTGGCGCGGATGTGCAATCGCATCTGCCGCAAGTCGCAAATTGGCAGCGGCCTTCACCCATTCATCCGGCGATGCTTGCACGGATTGTGTAGCTTGCTGTACCTCAAGAATGCTGCCGGATAAAACATGAATGGCCTCCACAGACAGTGCAGCCTGTACCTGACCCGTGCTGAACCATCGGCTTACCTCCGCTACATCGGCGCGTGCTTTTTCAATATTCCCATCCATTACATCCCGGTACAACATCGCAGCCGCACGATCCAGTTCCTCTATTTCCTTTGCATTACTGGTGGACTTGGGCTGATCCCGCGCTTCCGCAATGCCCGGAGGGAAACAAACGGAAATCGACAAGACCATAGATAACACAACTCCCGAAACGACACGCAGCACACCACGAAACGCCTGACTCCAAACCATGGGACATCCCTCCTCACCTTACTGTATGGCAGGGTTACAGGGACTAGAACTTGGCTTTAGCGTGCTGCTATCTGCCAGGGCAGGTTATGCCCGTGACAAAATAGGAAACATCAGTTTATTTTCTGTACATATACTTTCATTATTAGATCTATAAAATAGTGTGGTATCTTCTTGATTCAGAAGAGAAATTTCGCAACCGTCCATCGGCTCTGGCGTAAAGCCGAAAACAATTTTCTTCGTTTCTTTTTCCATGACTACAGATAAAATCAATTCTATAGGAATATCCCCCGTTCCAAAAATATCGTAACAATTCATGATATTTTCTTCAAAATCCATAATGACAATCGTGTCATACAGAGGGATATAGAACACCTTATCTTTAAAAAAAGAGGTGCAATAGAACAAAATCAACCATTCACTGCTTTCCATAGAAAAATATGAATAAGGATTTAAAGAGGAACATTTTCTTTTCAATAGCTGTAAATCTGACGTCGCCTCCATGTTCAATTTTTTAACTGGAGCGTCCATGCTTTTAATTGGTGCTTTCCGGGTACATTGATACTCTTGTGCAGCAGCAAAACCAAATTTAGGATAAAACTCCTTCACATCATCATTCGCAAAAAGATACATTGCATCACAATTCCCATGCCAATCCTGTAGCACACGTCCTATCAAAAAGCGACTCAGCCCTTGATTCCTATAGTTAGGATCTGTCATTACGGTTCCAATTTGAATAAATTTCTTCTGTTCACCTGACAAACTAAAATCCATCAGACTCACAGATACATTAGCCACCACGCAATCCCCATCTAACAGTACATAAGGAATATATTTTTCATCCCAGAATCCTAATTGATGCCAAACTTCAAAATTCAGATCAAAACTTTGTTTTGCTAATTGGTTAAAGCTCTTTCTTATTTTAAGATCATCACGAATTCCCTTTTTTAATCTATATTCTTTTTTATTTATAACGATATCCATCAATAATTCTCCAATTCGTAAAAATTAAATCATAAAATTAATGGCTCTACACAAAACATAGTGCTTGAAAAAACATAGAAATTATGCTGGAAAAATAGAAAAACATCTGAACATTCCGTAAGATGGTTGTGCGACCAATCCAACTTCGAGGAATGACAGATGCACAATCAGTATACCGATCTTTTGCTTGACTTGCCAGAGGTGAAAACAGAAAAAGTCTTGGAAGTGGGTGAGCAAACGCTTCATGTGGAGGTCTCTCCAGTTGCTCATAAGCAAGCTTGTCCACAATGCCGATCACTTGATTTTGTGATTCGGAAAGGGAGCAATCCAGCGCGTACCATTCGCCATGGTGAGGCTTTTGGTAAATCCATTTATGTACGGGTTCCTGCGATCCGACTGTTTTGTAAGCAGTGTCAGTGTGGATTCGTCTGGCAATACACCTTCGTCGATTCGGGGAAACGTTACAGCCACGCCTTTGAAAAGCAAGCGATTCGTACGGCAACCGCAGCTACGGTTAAGCACAGTGCCGATCTGCATGCCATGCCCGCCAGTACGCTCCAAACGAAGTACCAACACTGGTTAGCGTTGGCAAGCGAACGCCTTCAGGAACGCGTGTGGCAAGACGCTGCTTGTACTTCCAAGCTTGTGCTGGGTGTAGACGATTTTGCCATCCGAAAAGGCCATACCTACAACACGGGCATTCATAACTTGAGGGGCGAAGCGTTACTAGATATTCTTCCTGGCCGAAAATTGGAGGAACTTCGAGCCTATGCGAAGCAGCATTCATTCTTTTTGGAGCTTCGTCCCATTGCGGTGGTGATGGATCTGGCTCCGTATTACCATACCTGGATTCAGGAATGCTTTCCGAAGGCGATTCGTATTGCGGATCGCTTTCATGTTCATCGGTATGTGATCGAGGCGCTTCAAGCCGTCCGAAAAACGACCCAAACGACGCTTTCTTCTCGAGCGAAAGCGAATTTGAAAGCCAAGCATCGGTTGCTAAACCCCAAAGAGGAGTCCTTGTCCGTTGAAAGGCATAAAGAACTGAAAGAGATTTTAGATTACTCGTCCTTGCTTGGGCAAGCCCATGCCTGGAAAGAATCGTTCAATGAATGGTACGACTGTTCGCCGGATGTCAACACCGCGAATCGTTGGCTTGAGACCTGGTTTGTTCAAGGGGAGCAAATGCAGCATCCGGCTATTGACGCCTGCGTAAAGACCATTCGAAACTGGCGGACAGAGGTCGTCAACTACCACCGTTGCCGATGGACGAATGCAGCGGTTGATGGCAGAAACAACCGAATGAAGGCTTTTCAACGGCGGCATTATTTCACTCGCAACAGAAAACGTTACGTACAAGGACTTCTTGTTGAATGTAACCAATCTCGCTATGGTTAGTGTAAGTCAAGCACTAACTTTAGTGTAGAGCCAAATTAATATTAGACTATTCCAATGATTTGGCCTTATTATGTGAGGAAGCCATTCGATCACGCACGTACATGGCAAGCCATGAGGCTGCGATACTGAAAAGGGTCAGCATATAGGTAAAAGTACGCACTTGTGGTACATCATCCGTTAGCGTCCTCGGAAGATACGGATATATGCCGAATGTATAATCGACCGTATCATTTAACAGTGTCCACAAAGCTGCTACGCACAGAGCCGTCCATTTGCAGGTGAAAAAACGAACGAACAGTAAGGATTCGACTGCCATTGCCGTATGAGATGCTACCAGCATCCAATCCTGCCATATCATATGCCCTCCCTGCGCGACACCCAAAAAAATAATAGCTGAGGCCCAAATGCCATATTTTACACTCGTAACCACAGCTAACGCCTCCATCAGCTGGCGAATGACCTTCAAGCCCTTCAGGCGCGGTGGATAAAGCAGGAAAAATACAGAAATCGTAAAAAACAGGCTGGCCGTCGGACTATCAGGCACAAATACAATCTGCCATATCGGGTGATAGCTTAGCGTATATTCTAATTGCCCTCCATACCATATGTACCCATACACGGTTCCGATCAGGTTACACCAGAACAGCAACCATAAAAAAGGCCGGCTCGTCAAGAACGACCGACTCCATAAATAAGACAACAACACGTCCTCATCCTCCGTTCATACGATAGATGCCCCATACAGGCTCCATCCTACAAAGACTATATCATATAAAGGCGTATCAAAAAAACCTGGCCGCTGCTACGGTCAGGCTTGATGATTATGGTCTTGTATTGCCAATTAGTCTGTTACCCAAGGCCAGATCTCCTGAAACGGCTCAATTGATCGCTTTCAGTTCATCCGTAAGATGACGAAAAGCTACTTCATCTCCGGAGGCCAGCGCCTCATCAATATCCTTGTAGAGCTTTTCACTCCGGTGTTTACGTAATGCCTCGTCCAAAACCATTTCAGCAGACAGGCCCAACATTACTTCATAAGTAACCTTCATTTTATCCATAGGATGCACCTCCAACATGAGTTTAAGAGATCCTATATTCTTTTCCTTTCGCCACATAGCTGAGTGCCGTCCGTGACATCCGCTGCAAATCTGCGTCTGTCAATTCTCGCACCACTTTGGCAGGTGTACCGAGAGAAAGAGTATAGGGTGGTATTTTGGTATTTTCCGTAACGACCGACCCTGCTCCTATTAAAGCATATTCACCAAGCTCAGCTCCGTTGAGTACAATGGCCCCCATACCGATTAAAGTGCCTTTGCCTACCGTACAACCATGGATAATCGCAGCATGTCCCACCGAAATATCATCCGCAAGCACCAGGGGCTGGTCCGTGTTCACATGTCCCACGACACCGTCCTGGATATTGCAGCGTTCACCGATGATGACAGGCGCCATATCCCCGCGCAGTACGGCATTGAACCAAACTGAGGAATCTTGGCCGATCGTTACCTTTCCGACAATTTTTGCTCCTTCTGCCACATAGACAGATGAATGGAGCTGTGGCATGTTCCCGTTATAGTGAATCAGCATCAACTTCACCCTCTCATTTTGGGTGAATTCTATCAACATGTATGCTGCTTGTCAATGGAGCCGCATACCCGGGTCGTTCCGCCCAATGCGGTACTCCCCTGCCAGCTTCAGCCCCCAGGCGGTCATCTGTACAGATGGCCCCGTCGAATGCTCACCCAGACGAAGCATACCCAAGTGGAGCATCATTCGTATAATTCTCTGATCAAAGACCGAACGGGGCGTATCATAATAAAACGGTCTGATCAGCGGGCCGATATGTACAAAAAGTGACTCCGAGGACGTCCAGGGCCTGGCACATTCTCCTATCCAGTAGACCAGAGAAAGTAGATTGGGAACGGCTCCTTTATACAATCTTAACCAAAACCTGAATAGCTGCATCATCTCATCCTCGATCGCGTGCTCCCTGCGTGCCTCCCCCTTTGCCGTCAGCACAACACGATCCCCCTTCTCCTCAATAAACCTGGAGTGACGGGCATAATCATATAGCAATGCCATTCGGTCGGGATAAAACTTAAAGGAGGAGCCATATCCAAAACGCCAGCCCCCTTTGCCCAAAAGCGGCTCCGCAATATGCAAATGCTCCATCAACTGCTGCTGATTGCGACGATACCATGCCCCCTCCGGGTTAAGCGGAACTTCATGCTGCTCCATGTACTGAAGGAAAAGTCGTAAATCCTCCGCCAAAAGATGTCCCTCATCCCGGTATGACGTTGGCTCACTTACCCGGATCATTCCGTTTTGCAAGTCTTGCACCATGACACGGCGGAAACGCTCCTTCATGTCCAACGGAATTTGATACAAATACCGCGTATTGTGCGTCGAACCGTTGAACAGCCAGCCACTGTTGCGTAAACGGGCCACAATGTCGCGCGGTCGCTCACCGGAATCCCCATCCTCCTCGGCAGATTGTTTAGCAATCGCAATCAATTCCTCCATACTGAAATAAGGCCGGTCATCGAATAGCAGTGCGTTCAAAAACCTTACCTCTGACAACTTCAGCTCCCTGACCTGCATCTCAAAAAAACTGCTGCTGCCGAGCTTTGTCAAAATGCCCTGGATCAGCTCATGTTTGGAATTGGGCTTACAGTCACATTCGTAATACACCGCGATTCTGTTCAAATGCACAATATCCGCAAATGTCAGCATATCCGCCAGATTCATCGTTCCATCGCCTCGTCACTGGACTGTCATCCGGAATTGATTCTTACCTGTTGTACCCACAGCTTTGACGGAATGTTCAGACTCTAAACCTCTTTTTTACAAAGCTATAATTAAAAAATAAAAAGACCACGGCTTCTACGCTGAGTAGAAATTCGTGGTCTTTCGTCAACCTTTTGAGTTACAATCGCTTTTTTCCTGTAAATGTCTGGTGCAATTATACAACAGCGGCGTCCAATCCGTATCCTCACGCTGGAGAACACTCAGTGACAGATTGCCAATTCGTTCCGTAAACTTTTCCTGATACAAAGCCTTATACAAATTAGCCAAAAAACCGCCATGAGAAACGACCAGCAGGTTCTTGTCCCGGTTTTCCGACCAAATGGCCTCCATAAAAGCCAATCCGCGGAGTTGAAGAGCTTCATCGCTCTCCTGTCCCAGATCCAGCAGATGCCAGTCGCTCCCCCACTTCTTCTCACGCTCGACCTGCGTCATGCCCTCGACCTGACCATAAGCACGTTCTCTCAGCCGATCGTCTGGCTCCAGCAAAGGAAGATGAAGAGCAGATGCAATAATCTCTCCCGTCTCCTTGGCTCTCGAAAGGCTGCTTGTAATAAGTCCATCCCAATGATAGGGCTCATCTTTTAAACGTTCTGCCAACAAGCGTGCCTGCTGGCGCCCTTCCTCATTCAACGGAATATCACTGTGGCCCTGGATTTTACCTACCGCATTCCAATCCGTTAATCCATGTCTGATCAAGCCAATAAGCATCCTGTTGTTTCCTCCGCTATTTAGTTATTCAGGCATTGTTATGAATCCGTATTGGACCCAGCTGTGCTGCTAATTTCTAACCCGTCTCGCACGATGAATCCAGCCCAGAGAAAATAAGGCAAGCGCAAGTGCCAACACAGACAGCAACATCCAATATTGCGGGTAAGTAGGAACAATGCTTGCAACCAGCGGGTCCATAATGCCACTATTCACATCTTTAATGTGGTATTGATATTGTGGAGATGTACTTGTAGTTTCTAGCAAGCCTGTCGGTAAAATACCCGTATCCATGACAGGTGCCGCTTGAGGAGGGTTTTCTTGAGAGGAGCTTCCATTCCAGTTCAAAAACAAAAAGCTACACAAAAATACCGCCAAAAATCCGGCGATCCACACGGACATATACTTACGAGATGCCGGGTTCACACGCGCACGCCGATGCTCGCCGGGAACAAGCCACGGTGACTCTTCATAAATCCGATCCATGACCCTGCGATTCATTGCTTCCGCCTGCTCATCTGTTATCTCAAAGGAAATATCGCGAATAGCGGATCCACTTTCTTTTGACAAATTC carries:
- a CDS encoding YitT family protein, which codes for MKTSKSIEQLKIILPIVLGTAIYAFGLLYFIIPSKLMEGGITGITLLLNYAFSISPSLSTLLLNIPLFLIGWKMLGGKQIIYTGVGIGALTFFLWLFEKMIHLGWMGTFQTEHDFILSSLYAGVTLGAGLGIVFRFGGTTGGSDIIARILNRKFGWSMGRILLVIDIVIIGASLLYIPKEKILYTLVAVFIASKIIDFIQEGAYSARAFMIISDHTMDIADIITQDMDRGVTIIPAIGAFSRQTKHVAYCVVSRQEIRRLHQIVKSVDPRAFIIIQDVHDVHGEGFKEE
- a CDS encoding sporulation protein YpjB, with the protein product MVWSQAFRGVLRVVSGVVLSMVLSISVCFPPGIAEARDQPKSTSNAKEIEELDRAAAMLYRDVMDGNIEKARADVAEVSRWFSTGQVQAALSVEAIHVLSGSILEVQQATQSVQASPDEWVKAAANLRLAADAIAHPRQPLWQQYYKILKEDISGLNSQFAKGNMKGFAAGATVLEDHYETIRTAALISGKTTEVVRADSWISYVKGLGNQQNVDASAIRGALEQGNPTFNALFGREKDATALAPFIPYESERRAELAIGLMILLTLAYVGYRKYRSGFSS
- a CDS encoding GNAT family N-acetyltransferase; protein product: MDIVINKKEYRLKKGIRDDLKIRKSFNQLAKQSFDLNFEVWHQLGFWDEKYIPYVLLDGDCVVANVSVSLMDFSLSGEQKKFIQIGTVMTDPNYRNQGLSRFLIGRVLQDWHGNCDAMYLFANDDVKEFYPKFGFAAAQEYQCTRKAPIKSMDAPVKKLNMEATSDLQLLKRKCSSLNPYSYFSMESSEWLILFYCTSFFKDKVFYIPLYDTIVIMDFEENIMNCYDIFGTGDIPIELILSVVMEKETKKIVFGFTPEPMDGCEISLLNQEDTTLFYRSNNESICTENKLMFPILSRA
- a CDS encoding ISL3 family transposase, which codes for MHNQYTDLLLDLPEVKTEKVLEVGEQTLHVEVSPVAHKQACPQCRSLDFVIRKGSNPARTIRHGEAFGKSIYVRVPAIRLFCKQCQCGFVWQYTFVDSGKRYSHAFEKQAIRTATAATVKHSADLHAMPASTLQTKYQHWLALASERLQERVWQDAACTSKLVLGVDDFAIRKGHTYNTGIHNLRGEALLDILPGRKLEELRAYAKQHSFFLELRPIAVVMDLAPYYHTWIQECFPKAIRIADRFHVHRYVIEALQAVRKTTQTTLSSRAKANLKAKHRLLNPKEESLSVERHKELKEILDYSSLLGQAHAWKESFNEWYDCSPDVNTANRWLETWFVQGEQMQHPAIDACVKTIRNWRTEVVNYHRCRWTNAAVDGRNNRMKAFQRRHYFTRNRKRYVQGLLVECNQSRYG
- a CDS encoding DUF1405 domain-containing protein, which encodes MLLSYLWSRSFLTSRPFLWLLFWCNLIGTVYGYIWYGGQLEYTLSYHPIWQIVFVPDSPTASLFFTISVFFLLYPPRLKGLKVIRQLMEALAVVTSVKYGIWASAIIFLGVAQGGHMIWQDWMLVASHTAMAVESLLFVRFFTCKWTALCVAALWTLLNDTVDYTFGIYPYLPRTLTDDVPQVRTFTYMLTLFSIAASWLAMYVRDRMASSHNKAKSLE
- a CDS encoding IDEAL domain-containing protein, translated to MDKMKVTYEVMLGLSAEMVLDEALRKHRSEKLYKDIDEALASGDEVAFRHLTDELKAIN
- a CDS encoding gamma carbonic anhydrase family protein is translated as MLIHYNGNMPQLHSSVYVAEGAKIVGKVTIGQDSSVWFNAVLRGDMAPVIIGERCNIQDGVVGHVNTDQPLVLADDISVGHAAIIHGCTVGKGTLIGMGAIVLNGAELGEYALIGAGSVVTENTKIPPYTLSLGTPAKVVRELTDADLQRMSRTALSYVAKGKEYRIS
- a CDS encoding histidine phosphatase family protein gives rise to the protein MLIGLIRHGLTDWNAVGKIQGHSDIPLNEEGRQQARLLAERLKDEPYHWDGLITSSLSRAKETGEIIASALHLPLLEPDDRLRERAYGQVEGMTQVEREKKWGSDWHLLDLGQESDEALQLRGLAFMEAIWSENRDKNLLVVSHGGFLANLYKALYQEKFTERIGNLSLSVLQREDTDWTPLLYNCTRHLQEKSDCNSKG